The Triplophysa dalaica isolate WHDGS20190420 chromosome 5, ASM1584641v1, whole genome shotgun sequence genome window below encodes:
- the LOC130421314 gene encoding aerolysin-like protein, with translation MSFRAPVCVIGGQGGSSFAFTGETNGAILEKIGVWVGGWQVKGVEVWLSDGRNQTFGEPVGPYQEYKFQPGESFTSLSLWGNGAGTRLGGIRFKTTLQKEFFVKMTSWGLKTEYPMDVGSGYCLGVLGRAGADIDSMGFVFLNAIESAELTDVNYPTINQMIPQVAVEEIKSVTYINESSISQKQKIESSKKISKTSSWSQKISSSLTISMEVKAGIPGIVEVSAGFSFTNGKESSYGREHTEDRTETVSSEIEIPPGKKVVVDIDIGRCSFDLPYTGTMKIKCRNQSVLQYKTEGKYKGLTYTDIKVHAKEFKL, from the coding sequence ATGTCCTTCCGAGCACCTGTGTGTGTAATTGGCGGCCAAGGAGGTAGTTCCTTTGCATTTACCGGTGAGACAAATGGTGCCATTTTAGAAAAAATTGGGGTTTGGGTGGGGGGATGGCAAGTGAAAGGTGTCGAGGTCTGGCTTTCTGATGGGAGAAACCAAACCTTTGGAGAACCAGTTGGACCTTATCAAGAGTACAAATTCCAGCCAGGTGAGAGTTTCACCTCACTGTCCCTGTGGGGAAATGGAGCCGGAACGCGTCTTGGGGGCATTCGTTTCAAGACCACCCTCCAAAAGGAATTCTTTGTGAAAATGACAAGCTGGGGATTAAAAACAGAATACCCTATGGATGTTGGCTCTGGATATTGTCTGGGTGTTCTAGGAAGAGCTGGTGCAGACATTGACAGTATGGGATTTGTGTTTCTCAATGCTATTGAATCGGCAGAGCTTACTGATGTCAACTATCCCACTATTAACCAAATGATACCACAGGTGGCAGTGGAAGAAATCAAATCTGTAACTTACATAAATGAGTCATCCATCAGTCAAAAGCAAAAAATTGAAAGCTCaaaaaaaatatccaaaacATCCTCATGGTCTCAAAAAATAAGCTCTTCGTTAACAATTTCGATGGAAGTAAAGGCTGGTATTCCGGGAATTGTTGAAGTTTCAGCAGGATTCAGCTTTACCAATGGGAAAGAAAGCAGTTATGGACGGGAGCATACGGAGGATAGAACAGAAACTGTGTCATCTGAAATAGAAATTCCACCCGGGAAGAAGGTGGTTGTTGATATCGACATTGGCAGATGCAGTTTTGACCTGCCATACACTGGCACAATGAAAATTAAGTGCCGGAATCAAAGTGTGTTACAATATAAAACCGAGGGCAAATACAAAGGTCTAACTTACACTGATATAAAGGTTCATGCTAAAGAGTTTAAACTTTGA